In Miscanthus floridulus cultivar M001 chromosome 8, ASM1932011v1, whole genome shotgun sequence, the sequence tctctatactccgctggcacagcagcgaggataacCTTCAatgctgacatgtcgtcttcttcgttgtcggtgcccttgtcaatggcattctagagccgtcgggctctgagcttgaccttcatggtcaccgcccactcgtcatagttggtgcgagtcagcgtcggccaactggtgccgctggcctcccgcaccgtgcgcacgacgacctcctgtcgtgtcTGGGCAACCACAGCAacgccgctgctgtcgcccatctccgaaccgtccgtcatcgccggcggttagtctggcgacggcgcttgtacggctccgataccacttgtttgTCCCAAGATCtcccgcacgggtgagccgaccgctcactgACGTTCTCGCACACACACtacggctggaggtagaagagggagggagaacagagcgcacacacacatacacaagcACCAACGTTGGCGGGAGCTCTGCAGAGATGGCAAAATTAAACTCTCTCTCTTCACTGAGTTGCAGtaggaagctatatatacaactctacccatctaatcctagtacacagatatgccaggctgccatgctgctacagtgaatATATGTGACAGCATGACTGACTTTGGCGTCTgctcctgctgtggctacagtgcgacaggagagcctttcggcgcctgcccctgccgcggctacagtgcagcagcaggggagcccttttGGCGCCTGTCCCTGCCGCGCGTACagagggagagcagcagattactttacaaaGAACAGATGAAAAAATGTACACGAATAGCAGTATAGGTAAAGTGTGGAGGATCTAGATTTTGGGAGAAACTGTAAATCAGTTGACAGAAGAGTGAACTGAAAGCTAGAACGTAGTGCAGTCTATGACTACAACACGACACCAAAATTACTATGCTAGTCCTCAAGTATACAGTATATGCATGGAAGGCCATGAAAATTTAGATTTGATTACCCTGCAGTAAAGCCTGAATTTTGAGTAATAAAGACTGTCTGCAATCACCACCATTGCATGTTGTCGCTTCATTGAGAACCACTGCGATGTTCAAAGAATAGTATTGTAGACATATTTCAGTACTTGGAGTCCATACAAACCTCATAAATTCAATGCATTTGCGGAAATAAATCTTTATATTTTAAATAAAGTAGATTATCTGCGACAAAAAAGAGGATTCTTATTGATTAACAATGCTTTCTAGCCTTCTAGCCCATTGATTACTTAATGTCCACAATTTGTGAACTTGAAAGAGGCAATATTAAGGTCACCTGAGAACCTTTCCTGAATTCTGACTCCCGAACCTCAGGTAACATATTCTTTGAGTATCTGTAAACTCCATGTGGCCCGGGATCGTGAAAACTAGCCAATAAATACACAAGAATGTGAATGGCCggaaattttttttggcaagtgtATATAAAGAACTATGGCATTGAAGATCTGTGCAATGCTCTAGGCTATGGCTTAGCGATATGAATGAATGCAGCAGAGTTCAGACAGAGCATTGTCTCACCAGTCCAAAAAACTGTGTCTTGATCCCATGAGGAAGTCGTACACATAGTCAAAATTGTGAAGAGGAACACAGCTGAATTCATTGTATGAGGAATGGTTACATAGTGAGAGAGTTCTTCATGCTATAAAGTATTTTCGAATATGGGGATCACCTGTCTGAAAGCAAAACAAAATGCTGGTTGTCTATATCTTCTAGAGCTTTTGCCAACAGCCTCCTCTCTGCATCAACCATTGTAATCATACCCCATCCTACCTGCTAGGAATTTGCCAATATCAGAATCCTACGGAACACGTATAGGTATATAGTCAATGTGCAGCAAACATTAATTATCTACTCACTAACTGGCTATACTTCTTAGACAGAACCAAATCTATCAAATCGAATTATCTGCAGATATATGAATACAAATAATATTAGGAAACAATCTGCTAGATAAGTTCTACTTCCAGCTCAAGCATACATGCATGTTATATGTGCATcaagttattttttaaaattttgggACTGTGGTCCCATAATTTTTTCAGCATAAATGTGCATATATTCTGAAACTGCATCCTGTGTCTTTATTCCTATACACAGTATGTCAAGTACTTTAAGTGTTTCAATATGCATAACTAGATATATAAGACAATGGCTAAGTAAAATTAATTATCACTGGAAACTCTGAAGAACTATAACGCATTTACTCGAAAATCCAGCAGAAAATGTGTCAGACATATaagaaatcatagtaaatcaaaaCATATTTCTACCTTGTGATCTTACAAATACACAAGCTCAGCGTGGCTTCATCCTTAATAGCATTACCTTCTCACTGTGTATGTCTCGACCGACAAATATGGGACTGACATGTTCGTGCTTCTCCCGTGAAGCATGAACATATATAGTGTATCTCCCCTCATGTCCCTAGAGAGATAAGATGAATAGCATGGAAAACACAAATGGAGTAAGATGTATCCCTTGTTCTTTCAAGTGGTGCCATAACGAAAGTAAAGAGAAAAATAGGTTCAGAACAAAGTACACTTGTGGTTTGGTACTAGGGGCAAATCCAGTAATATAACAAAATCGGATTCTGGTTTAGATTTAAGGACATTTAAATAAAACAATGGCCAATAAAGAACACATTTCATGaaatgaaagatgaaagatatgATGCAGCCTATGGACAACTAATGCACTTTTGATCTTAGTTATGACTGGTGAATTACTGCACATCTTCATTGGATGGGAGATTTGGAAACACCGCAATGATTGTGTCTTCAACAATGCTGTCCTGAGTGTTTCCTTGATTGTGAGgatggaagaagaggaggacgcTCTGTGGTGTTTTTGGCTCGGGGTGTTTGGGAccttttatattttttttcttttggtcaTTTTATGGTCGTTTTCAGGTGCGGCTGTTTTACCCTCACCTTTGTATCTCTTtttctcttaatgaaatgacatgtAGCTCTCCTATGTCTTTCGAAAAAAATGTGATCGTTTGCTTTGTTTGAAGCCGGTGTGTTTGCTTTTTGTGATCTAGTGCATTGGGTTGCTGTCTGGTGTCTTGGTGTTGTACATTTTGTACTCATTTTCTTAATGAATTGACATCATCTCTCTTGCATAGTTCGAGAAAAGAAAGTTACTGCATATCAACCATCTGTACTTTAAATTGGAGAGTAATATATTTGTATTTTATTAAGTCATCCTTTCGGACGCAAAATTAATATCATGTATAAAGTTGTCAAATATGCATGAATATACACAAGGGAAAGTGGCACTGGATACCTTAAAGAACAACTCCCACAATTTTTCGAATGGAAGTTTGCCTGGGGTCAGGAACATAAAGGCAATTTTTGGGTTCCTTGATATGAAAGGAGGCGTCGAGAGGATCTGTCTGAAGACAACACGTGCAGCAGTCTCTGCATCAGTAAGTTCCCGGGTTGGTTCTGAGGGAAACCAGTCCCTAACAGGATAGGTATAATCCTGGGGTGGGTAAAGATAAGCCCATAGCACAGTGATGACGATGAATATTACAACCACTGATATCCATATGCGTCTTCTTGGACTTGCTCTTGTGCGAGGAACTGTAACACCCTTCATATCGCCGAAGCCCAATATCCACACCTGATACCACTTCATTTCTTTTGGCTACTCACATTGATGTGCCCCGCCTTCATTACTCTCTTCTTGACTAAAGCAAAAGTGTCTTAGTGGAGCTTCCAAAAATGTGAAAATTGAAAAAACAATTGCCTTCTGCTACTATAAGTGCTTCTGCAAAATAAAAGCTTAAAGGAGGAGCTAATTAAACCTGCTGTCCTTTCTCGAACTACGCAAGAG encodes:
- the LOC136471836 gene encoding glycosyltransferase BC10-like isoform X2 codes for the protein MKWYQVWILGFGDMKGVTVPRTRASPRRRIWISVVVIFIVITVLWAYLYPPQDYTYPVRDWFPSEPTRELTDAETAARVVFRQILSTPPFISRNPKIAFMFLTPGKLPFEKLWELFFKGHEGRYTIYVHASREKHEHVSPIFVGRDIHSEKVGWGMITMVDAERRLLAKALEDIDNQHFVLLSDRHSFLDCFHDPGPHGVYRYSKNMLPEVRESEFRKGSQWFSMKRQHAMVVIADSLYYSKFRLYCRPGMEEGRNCYADEHYLPTLFHMMDPAGIANWSVTYVDWSEGKWHPRSFRAKDVTYERLKNMTSIDVSYHITSDEKKDLLQRPCLWNGLKRPCYLFARKFYPEALDNLVNLFSNYTIF
- the LOC136471836 gene encoding glycosyltransferase BC10-like isoform X1, which codes for MKWYQVWILGFGDMKGVTVPRTRASPRRRIWISVVVIFIVITVLWAYLYPPQDYTYPVRDWFPSEPTRELTDAETAARVVFRQILSTPPFISRNPKIAFMFLTPGKLPFEKLWELFFKGHEGRYTIYVHASREKHEHVSPIFVGRDIHSEKVGWGMITMVDAERRLLAKALEDIDNQHFVLLSDSCVPLHNFDYVYDFLMGSRHSFLDCFHDPGPHGVYRYSKNMLPEVRESEFRKGSQWFSMKRQHAMVVIADSLYYSKFRLYCRPGMEEGRNCYADEHYLPTLFHMMDPAGIANWSVTYVDWSEGKWHPRSFRAKDVTYERLKNMTSIDVSYHITSDEKKDLLQRPCLWNGLKRPCYLFARKFYPEALDNLVNLFSNYTIF